Proteins found in one Paenibacillus borealis genomic segment:
- a CDS encoding carbohydrate ABC transporter permease, whose product MQRHKARAAVLSAIFMGLGQIYNRQFIKGLIFIAVEAAALFYFITNLGRAFWGITTLGESPSRLEKVKGIAKMVPGDHSIVIMIESLITLLFLVLFLIVWYMNIRDAHKIGAERETGRPSNTFKQSVRYILDYKFAQSFLLLPGIGILFFTIMPIIFMIMLAFTNYAAPDHIPPARLVDWVGFETFRNLLVLKSWSHTFYGVLTWTIIWAVLSTVTTYFGGMLVALLINQKGVRFKGMWRMILIIPYAVPQMISLLLMRNLFNGQFGPINQYLGYFGLGGLPWLTDPFWAKVTVIIVNMWVGIPVSMLLIMGVLTTIPRDMYEAAEVDGATNYQKFRIVTLPMILFSTAPTLIMQFAGNINNFNAIYLLTAGNPVNGNYQYAGSTDLLVTWLYKLTLDQNKNNMASAIGIILFIIVAGFSLYNYRRTKSFQEEDMIQ is encoded by the coding sequence ATGCAGCGACACAAAGCTAGAGCCGCAGTACTGTCGGCCATTTTTATGGGATTGGGACAAATATATAACCGCCAATTCATCAAAGGGCTTATTTTCATAGCTGTAGAAGCAGCCGCACTATTCTATTTCATTACCAATTTGGGCAGGGCCTTCTGGGGCATCACCACACTCGGGGAATCTCCAAGCCGCCTTGAGAAGGTTAAGGGCATCGCCAAAATGGTTCCCGGTGACCATTCCATCGTCATTATGATTGAAAGTCTGATTACCCTGCTGTTCTTGGTCTTATTCCTGATTGTCTGGTACATGAATATTAGGGATGCCCATAAAATCGGAGCAGAACGCGAAACCGGCCGTCCCTCGAATACATTCAAGCAATCCGTACGCTATATCCTGGATTACAAATTTGCCCAGAGCTTTTTGCTGCTTCCGGGTATCGGTATATTGTTCTTCACCATCATGCCGATTATTTTTATGATCATGCTGGCCTTCACCAACTATGCCGCACCGGATCACATTCCGCCGGCCAGGCTGGTAGACTGGGTAGGCTTTGAAACCTTCCGCAATCTGCTGGTGCTGAAATCCTGGAGCCATACCTTCTATGGAGTACTTACCTGGACTATTATCTGGGCGGTTCTATCGACTGTAACTACTTATTTCGGCGGGATGCTCGTTGCCCTGCTGATCAACCAAAAGGGAGTCCGCTTCAAAGGCATGTGGAGAATGATTCTGATCATCCCTTATGCCGTGCCGCAGATGATCTCCCTCCTGCTGATGCGCAACCTGTTCAACGGACAGTTCGGTCCGATCAACCAGTACCTTGGGTATTTCGGACTTGGCGGACTGCCTTGGCTGACAGACCCGTTCTGGGCAAAGGTCACCGTCATCATCGTCAACATGTGGGTCGGTATTCCGGTATCGATGCTGCTGATTATGGGTGTGCTGACTACGATACCGCGCGATATGTACGAAGCAGCCGAAGTGGACGGGGCTACGAATTATCAGAAGTTCCGGATTGTTACGCTGCCCATGATCCTGTTCTCCACCGCGCCTACGCTGATTATGCAATTTGCCGGCAATATCAATAACTTTAATGCCATCTACCTGCTGACTGCAGGCAATCCGGTTAACGGTAACTATCAGTATGCCGGATCAACGGACCTGCTCGTAACGTGGCTGTATAAGCTGACGCTGGATCAGAACAAGAACAATATGGCTTCCGCGATAGGGATCATTCTCTTCATCATTGTTGCCGGGTTCTCCCTGTATAATTACCGCCGGACCAAGTCATTCCAAGAGGAGGATATGATTCAATGA
- a CDS encoding sugar ABC transporter permease, which yields MITSRKLANFIRLALSYILLVILAIAAIYPALWILLASFRPGKSLYSKTLIPDHFTLSHYKELFTSPVYMFGTWYANTLKIAVFSMLIGVVLTLLTSYALSRFRFKSRKTTMSTLLILGMFPGFMSMIAIYLLLKEFNLLDTHLALIIVYAAGAPLGGTLIAKGFLDTIPRSLDEAARIDGASNFGIFTRIILPLSRPMITYMALTQFVGPWVDFIFAKLILRTKENWTVAVGMWDMVNTMQNSNFTLFAAGAVLISVPIMILFGFLQRLLVDGLTAGASKG from the coding sequence ATGATCACCTCACGCAAGCTTGCGAACTTTATTCGTCTGGCCTTAAGCTACATTCTTCTCGTTATCCTGGCGATTGCAGCGATCTATCCGGCACTCTGGATTCTTCTGGCATCCTTCCGTCCGGGCAAATCCTTGTACAGTAAAACGCTGATTCCCGACCATTTTACATTGTCCCATTATAAGGAGTTGTTCACCTCCCCGGTCTATATGTTCGGAACCTGGTATGCGAATACGCTCAAGATTGCCGTGTTCTCCATGCTGATCGGCGTGGTGCTGACACTTTTGACCAGTTATGCCTTATCCCGGTTCCGGTTCAAAAGCCGCAAGACCACCATGTCGACCCTGCTGATCCTCGGGATGTTCCCGGGCTTCATGAGTATGATCGCGATCTATCTGCTGCTGAAAGAGTTCAATCTGCTGGATACCCATCTGGCATTGATTATCGTGTATGCTGCCGGAGCGCCGCTCGGAGGGACCCTGATCGCCAAAGGCTTCCTCGATACGATTCCGCGCTCCCTTGATGAAGCTGCACGTATTGACGGGGCGAGCAATTTCGGAATATTCACACGGATTATCCTGCCGCTGTCCCGCCCGATGATTACTTATATGGCACTGACCCAGTTCGTCGGCCCATGGGTGGACTTCATCTTCGCCAAGCTGATTCTGCGGACCAAGGAGAACTGGACGGTCGCGGTCGGTATGTGGGATATGGTCAATACGATGCAGAATTCCAATTTCACGCTGTTCGCAGCGGGTGCAGTATTGATCTCTGTACCGATTATGATCCTGTTCGGCTTCCTGCAGCGCCTGCTTGTTGATGGTCTGACCGCAGGGGCGAGCAAAGGGTAA